In Mycobacterium gallinarum, a single window of DNA contains:
- a CDS encoding DUF732 domain-containing protein gives MKRLLAGIGAVAAALVLAAPAHADVDTDFTNELHIYGIYGQKDYNAWIAKITCKRLNKGVDTTAAQSAKFVHDQLVKDTTTEQAWQFLGAGLRLYCPDKLPLLQAGQ, from the coding sequence GTGAAGCGTTTGTTAGCCGGAATCGGTGCCGTCGCAGCAGCATTGGTGCTTGCGGCGCCCGCGCACGCCGACGTGGACACCGATTTCACGAACGAGCTGCACATCTACGGCATCTACGGGCAGAAGGACTACAACGCCTGGATCGCCAAGATCACCTGCAAGCGGTTGAACAAGGGCGTAGACACCACCGCGGCCCAGTCGGCCAAGTTCGTCCACGATCAATTGGTGAAGGACACCACCACCGAGCAAGCGTGGCAGTTCCTTGGAGCTGGTTTGCGCCTGTACTGCCCCGACAAGCTGCCTCTGCTCCAAGCCGGGCAGTAG
- a CDS encoding DUF5078 domain-containing protein encodes MIFPGVASADATDEYPIPSRIMKTPCTVDQYMAATRDTDPVYYERYMIDYRNRPADVQTGARNRIYWFFSLDYAGRRQYSENTATNVYYEQMATRWGNWAKLFFNNKGVVAHATDVCMNYPPNDPSVWTWTTT; translated from the coding sequence ATGATCTTTCCCGGCGTTGCCTCGGCGGACGCGACCGACGAGTACCCGATCCCGAGCCGGATCATGAAAACGCCATGCACCGTCGATCAATACATGGCGGCCACCCGTGACACCGACCCGGTGTACTACGAGCGCTACATGATCGACTACAGGAACCGGCCCGCGGATGTTCAGACGGGTGCCCGCAACCGGATCTACTGGTTCTTCTCCCTCGATTACGCTGGTCGCAGGCAGTATTCGGAGAACACGGCGACGAACGTTTACTACGAGCAGATGGCGACGCGCTGGGGCAACTGGGCGAAGTTGTTCTTCAACAACAAGGGCGTCGTCGCACATGCCACCGACGTTTGCATGAATTACCCGCCGAACGATCCGTCCGTCTGGACCTGGACTACCACCTAG
- a CDS encoding cutinase family protein, with the protein MTTISRILGLVGLTGATLSITLATVPPAAATPCPDVEIVFARGTTEPPGVGGIGQAFVDSLRSRLGERSVGVYAVNYPASRDFGRSTPAGRDDVSAHVQSMAATCPNTRMVLGGYSQGAAVVDLATAAMPPAVADNVAAAAIFGGPRSSFADSLSPGPLPGVAPLYAGKTVEMCVPNDPICFEGGRDWGAHGAYVRSGMVDQAASFAVGLL; encoded by the coding sequence ATGACGACCATCTCGCGCATTCTAGGGCTTGTGGGCCTCACCGGCGCCACCCTGTCGATCACCCTGGCGACCGTGCCACCCGCGGCCGCGACTCCTTGTCCCGACGTCGAAATTGTGTTCGCTCGTGGCACCACCGAACCGCCCGGCGTCGGCGGTATCGGGCAGGCGTTCGTCGACTCGCTACGTTCACGTCTCGGCGAGCGCTCTGTCGGTGTGTATGCGGTCAACTACCCAGCGAGCCGTGACTTCGGCCGCAGCACGCCCGCGGGCCGCGACGACGTGAGCGCTCATGTGCAGTCGATGGCCGCGACGTGCCCGAATACCCGGATGGTGCTCGGCGGCTACTCCCAAGGGGCCGCTGTCGTCGACTTGGCTACCGCCGCGATGCCCCCGGCGGTCGCCGACAACGTCGCCGCGGCTGCGATCTTCGGCGGTCCAAGGAGCAGCTTCGCCGATTCGCTGTCGCCCGGACCGCTACCCGGCGTTGCGCCGCTCTACGCCGGAAAGACCGTGGAGATGTGCGTGCCGAACGACCCGATCTGTTTCGAAGGCGGACGGGATTGGGGCGCGCACGGCGCCTACGTCCGGTCGGGAATGGTCGATCAGGCGGCCTCGTTCGCTGTGGGGCTGCTGTGA
- a CDS encoding RND family transporter, with the protein MSAPTQDPLARPAQDRRRGLAKWIRVFSVPIIIGWVLIVALLNVTVPQLEVVGQMRSVSMSPAEAPSVIAMKKVGEVFEEYKSDSAVMILLEGDKPLGAEAHEYYDELVDKLEADTKHVEHVQDFWGDPLTAAGAQSADGKAAYVQVYLAGNMGEALSNESVEQVIKLVDGLEPPPGVKVYVTGGSALVADQQIASDRSIRIIEMVTFAVIITMLLLVYRSIRTVLLVLVMVFLTLAATRGVVAFLGYHELIGLSTFATNLLVTLAIAAATDYAIFLIGRYQEARTLGEDRESAYYTMFHGTAHVVLGSGMTIAGATFCLSFTRLPYFQTLGVPLAVGMATGVLVALTLGPAIITVASRFGLLEPKRAMRIRGWRKIGALIVRWPGPVLLATIALSLVGLLTLPGYQPNYNDRKYLPPDLPANLGFAAAERHFSPATMNPELLLIESDHDLRNSADFLVIDKIAKAIFRVPGIGRVQAITRPDGKPVKFSTIPAQMSLGGVGQDLNRKYLQDRMEDMLKQADEMQVTIDTMTRMSNLMGEMSATTHSMVQKTRTMTVDIAELRDYIANFDDFFRPIRNYFYWEPHCYNINLCWSMRSVFDTIDGVDTTTEAVQDLLPDLERLDSLMPQLLALMPQQIETMKTMQNMMLTMHATQGGMQDQQAALSENQSAMGDAFNDSWNDDTFYLPPEIFDNEEFKRGMDSFISPNGHAVRMIIQHEGDPLSADGIDRIEAIKHAAKEAIKGTPLEGSTIYVGGTAAAFKDMQDGNNYDLLIAAILALALIFTIMLIITRAVVAAAVIVGTVVLSLGASFGLSVLIWQHVLGIELQFMVMAMAVIILLAVGADYNLLLVARLKEELHAGVNTGIIRAMGGSGSVVTSAGLVFAFTMISMMVSELTVVAQMGTTIGMGLLFDTLVIRAFMTPSIAALLGRWFWWPQMIRARPRPAPWPKPKPPEQLVGR; encoded by the coding sequence ATGAGCGCTCCCACCCAAGATCCGCTTGCCCGGCCCGCGCAGGATCGCCGCAGAGGCCTTGCCAAGTGGATCCGCGTGTTCTCCGTGCCGATCATCATCGGTTGGGTCTTGATCGTCGCCCTGCTCAACGTCACCGTGCCGCAGCTCGAAGTGGTCGGCCAGATGCGGTCGGTGTCGATGAGCCCGGCCGAAGCGCCGTCGGTGATCGCGATGAAGAAGGTCGGCGAGGTCTTCGAGGAGTACAAATCCGATAGCGCGGTGATGATCCTGCTCGAAGGCGACAAGCCGTTGGGCGCGGAGGCGCACGAGTATTACGACGAACTCGTCGACAAACTCGAGGCCGACACCAAACACGTCGAACACGTTCAGGACTTCTGGGGCGATCCGCTGACGGCAGCAGGCGCGCAGAGCGCCGACGGCAAGGCCGCATACGTGCAGGTGTATCTCGCCGGCAATATGGGCGAGGCGCTGTCCAACGAGTCGGTGGAGCAGGTCATCAAGCTCGTCGACGGGCTGGAGCCGCCGCCGGGCGTGAAGGTCTACGTGACTGGTGGATCGGCCCTGGTCGCCGATCAGCAGATCGCGAGCGACCGCAGCATCCGGATCATCGAGATGGTCACCTTCGCGGTGATCATCACGATGCTGCTGCTCGTCTACCGATCGATCCGCACCGTGCTGCTCGTGCTGGTGATGGTTTTTCTGACACTGGCGGCGACGCGCGGGGTGGTGGCCTTCCTCGGGTATCACGAGCTGATCGGGTTGTCGACCTTCGCGACGAACCTACTCGTCACACTCGCGATAGCCGCGGCAACGGACTACGCCATCTTCCTCATAGGCCGCTATCAAGAGGCGCGAACTCTCGGCGAGGACCGAGAGTCGGCGTATTACACGATGTTCCACGGCACCGCGCACGTGGTGCTCGGCTCGGGTATGACCATCGCGGGTGCGACCTTCTGCCTGTCCTTCACGCGGTTGCCCTACTTCCAGACGCTGGGCGTACCGCTGGCCGTGGGCATGGCAACCGGCGTGCTGGTCGCGCTGACGTTGGGCCCGGCGATCATCACCGTCGCGAGCCGATTCGGCCTTTTGGAACCCAAGCGCGCCATGCGCATTCGGGGTTGGCGAAAGATCGGCGCCTTGATCGTTCGCTGGCCGGGCCCTGTCCTGCTGGCGACCATCGCCTTGTCACTCGTCGGGCTGCTCACCTTGCCCGGATATCAACCGAACTACAACGACCGTAAGTATCTGCCGCCCGACCTGCCCGCGAACCTGGGCTTTGCGGCGGCCGAACGCCACTTCTCCCCGGCCACCATGAACCCGGAGTTGTTGCTCATCGAGAGCGACCATGACCTCCGCAACTCCGCGGACTTCCTGGTGATCGACAAGATCGCCAAGGCGATCTTCCGGGTGCCCGGGATCGGCCGCGTCCAGGCGATCACCCGCCCCGACGGTAAACCGGTGAAGTTCAGCACGATTCCGGCGCAGATGAGCCTCGGTGGTGTCGGTCAGGACCTGAACCGCAAGTACCTGCAGGACCGCATGGAAGACATGCTGAAGCAGGCCGACGAAATGCAGGTCACCATCGACACGATGACCCGCATGTCGAACCTGATGGGCGAGATGAGCGCGACGACACACAGCATGGTGCAGAAGACGCGCACCATGACCGTCGACATCGCCGAATTACGCGACTACATAGCGAATTTCGACGACTTCTTCCGTCCCATTCGGAATTACTTCTACTGGGAGCCGCACTGCTACAACATCAACCTCTGCTGGTCGATGCGGTCGGTGTTCGACACGATCGACGGCGTCGACACCACGACTGAGGCCGTTCAGGACCTGCTTCCGGATCTCGAGCGGCTCGATTCGCTGATGCCGCAACTGCTGGCGTTGATGCCCCAGCAGATCGAGACGATGAAGACGATGCAGAACATGATGCTGACGATGCATGCCACACAGGGCGGCATGCAGGATCAGCAGGCTGCGCTGTCGGAGAACCAGTCGGCCATGGGCGATGCGTTCAACGACTCCTGGAACGACGACACGTTCTATCTGCCGCCGGAGATCTTCGACAACGAAGAGTTCAAGCGCGGCATGGACAGCTTCATCTCGCCCAACGGTCATGCGGTCCGAATGATCATCCAGCACGAGGGAGATCCGCTCAGCGCCGACGGCATCGACCGCATCGAGGCGATCAAGCACGCGGCCAAGGAAGCGATCAAGGGCACGCCCCTCGAGGGTTCCACGATCTATGTCGGCGGAACCGCAGCGGCATTCAAGGACATGCAGGACGGCAACAATTACGACCTGCTCATCGCCGCGATCCTCGCGCTCGCGCTGATCTTCACCATCATGTTGATCATCACGCGCGCTGTCGTCGCCGCCGCGGTCATCGTCGGCACCGTGGTGTTGTCGCTCGGCGCGTCGTTCGGCCTGTCGGTGCTGATCTGGCAGCACGTGCTGGGCATCGAACTGCAGTTCATGGTCATGGCCATGGCGGTGATCATCCTGTTGGCCGTGGGCGCCGACTACAACCTGCTGCTCGTCGCGCGGTTGAAGGAAGAACTGCACGCCGGGGTGAACACCGGGATCATCCGCGCGATGGGCGGCAGTGGCTCGGTCGTCACCTCAGCCGGTCTGGTGTTCGCCTTCACGATGATCTCGATGATGGTCAGCGAGCTGACGGTGGTCGCTCAGATGGGCACCACCATAGGTATGGGTCTGCTGTTCGACACCCTGGTGATCCGCGCGTTCATGACCCCGTCGATCGCGGCCCTGCTGGGCCGGTGGTTCTGGTGGCCGCAGATGATCCGCGCAAGACCGCGGCCGGCTCCGTGGCCGAAGCCAAAGCCTCCGGAGCAGCTCGTCGGCCGTTAA
- a CDS encoding acyltransferase family protein, which produces MTLTKPGSGADRVAAETPADRDRAVDVARLGALVVVMFGHCALLLATIDNGLRIGNLLGELPALAPITWVVQVMPLFFLAGGAAGAYGWHSGSSWGTWLVKRAQRLCRPVFWYLAAWSIGIAVTYYVLGADSAESIGRECVALLWFLGVYLVVLAFVPALTRMSTGRAVAAIVGVLIAVSAGFDAIRFAVDAPMAGVANFVIVWLIPMVIGVAYARHLVGARTALVFAASAFAAQLVVAAVGPYEVSLVVTGTERISNVSPPTLLLALHCTWMSFAFIAFAGPIRRWAQRPRVWYVVATGNAGAMTLYLWHIPAIAVATFTLHAFGLDAYDVDAPHFWAMLALRAVVFAAVMLAMFMVLSPLEHRRLPWWDAPVAATGTRSTAAGVLIVLAGVALVLLAKNGLGDLQGLATLACFVTAAAAARICAGAKNSQSATATTV; this is translated from the coding sequence ATGACGCTCACCAAGCCCGGGTCCGGTGCCGACAGGGTCGCTGCCGAGACTCCGGCCGACCGTGACCGCGCTGTCGACGTCGCCCGGCTCGGCGCCCTCGTGGTCGTGATGTTCGGGCACTGCGCACTGCTGCTCGCCACCATCGACAACGGGCTGCGGATCGGCAATCTGCTCGGCGAACTGCCCGCACTCGCTCCCATCACCTGGGTCGTGCAGGTCATGCCGCTGTTCTTCCTGGCAGGCGGTGCGGCAGGCGCCTACGGCTGGCATTCGGGCTCGTCGTGGGGCACCTGGCTGGTCAAACGCGCGCAGCGGCTGTGCCGCCCCGTCTTCTGGTATCTCGCCGCGTGGTCGATCGGCATCGCGGTGACCTACTACGTGCTCGGCGCCGACTCCGCGGAAAGCATCGGCCGCGAATGCGTGGCCCTGCTGTGGTTCCTCGGTGTCTACCTCGTGGTGCTGGCCTTCGTCCCCGCCCTGACCCGAATGTCGACCGGTCGCGCGGTCGCCGCCATCGTCGGGGTGCTGATAGCCGTCTCCGCGGGATTCGACGCGATCCGATTCGCGGTCGACGCACCGATGGCGGGCGTCGCGAACTTCGTCATCGTCTGGCTGATCCCGATGGTGATCGGGGTGGCCTACGCGCGACACCTGGTCGGGGCGCGCACAGCGCTCGTCTTCGCCGCGTCCGCATTCGCCGCGCAACTTGTGGTCGCGGCCGTAGGACCCTACGAGGTCTCCCTGGTTGTCACTGGGACCGAACGCATCTCGAACGTGTCGCCGCCGACGCTGTTGCTCGCGCTGCACTGCACCTGGATGTCGTTCGCGTTCATCGCGTTCGCGGGCCCGATTCGGCGCTGGGCTCAGCGTCCGCGCGTCTGGTACGTCGTCGCGACAGGCAACGCGGGAGCGATGACGCTGTACCTCTGGCACATCCCCGCGATCGCGGTGGCCACCTTCACCCTGCACGCCTTCGGTCTGGACGCCTACGACGTTGACGCCCCGCACTTTTGGGCCATGCTCGCCCTGCGTGCCGTGGTGTTCGCCGCCGTGATGCTCGCCATGTTCATGGTGCTCTCGCCGCTCGAACATCGTCGACTGCCGTGGTGGGACGCACCCGTCGCCGCCACCGGCACCCGGTCGACCGCCGCCGGTGTGCTGATCGTCCTCGCCGGAGTGGCGCTGGTGTTGCTCGCCAAAAATGGTCTGGGCGACCTCCAGGGGCTCGCCACCCTCGCATGCTTCGTCACCGCGGCCGCTGCCGCGCGGATCTGCGCCGGCGCGAAAAATTCCCAATCCGCCACGGCGACAACGGTTTAA
- a CDS encoding glycoside hydrolase: MARNLLANGRGRWLAIVVSLVVSGAMLYAQNAEAPHSEKPAAVAPMSPESAPPAAPRVPVPAEAELLAASAPAAARELPFELPKGVAPESNLQVRTIWAARAISVMFPEITTIGGYRQDPLRWHPEGLAIDVMIPNHSSEEGIELGNQIAGLALANAKRWGILHVIWRQGFYPGIGAPSWTADYGNETANHFDHVHIATAGGGYATGDETYYISSMSPTPKN, encoded by the coding sequence GTGGCAAGAAACCTGTTAGCCAACGGCCGTGGCCGGTGGTTGGCGATCGTGGTTTCGCTGGTCGTCTCCGGCGCCATGCTGTACGCCCAGAACGCCGAGGCGCCGCACAGCGAAAAGCCGGCGGCGGTGGCGCCGATGTCACCCGAATCCGCGCCGCCCGCTGCGCCGAGGGTCCCGGTGCCCGCGGAGGCCGAACTGCTGGCCGCAAGCGCGCCCGCGGCTGCGCGAGAGCTTCCGTTCGAGCTGCCCAAGGGCGTTGCGCCCGAGAGCAATCTGCAGGTCAGGACCATTTGGGCCGCTCGCGCGATCAGCGTGATGTTCCCCGAGATCACCACCATCGGCGGGTATCGGCAGGACCCCTTGCGGTGGCATCCCGAAGGTCTGGCGATCGACGTCATGATCCCGAACCACAGCAGCGAAGAGGGCATCGAACTCGGCAACCAGATCGCCGGGCTGGCGTTGGCGAACGCGAAGCGCTGGGGAATCCTGCACGTGATCTGGCGGCAGGGCTTCTACCCCGGCATCGGCGCACCGAGTTGGACCGCGGACTACGGCAACGAGACCGCCAACCACTTCGACCACGTGCACATCGCGACGGCGGGCGGCGGATATGCCACCGGCGACGAGACGTACTACATCAGCTCGATGAGCCCGACGCCGAAGAACTGA
- a CDS encoding Bug family tripartite tricarboxylate transporter substrate binding protein, with amino-acid sequence MFRFALSVLLAASLALTGCQQSEQTSEEPAYPSGPVTMTAGANPGSGFDITIRAVVEALQKERLIDVPLPVENRPGNSGADFLATMVEQYRGKDDEVSVTSLSMMMNELLGKSKYGYDDVTMIARLITEYYVVVTRYDSPYNNLGDVMTAIKSDAKRVVVGAANDDQAPFDLLVAAAGGDPSTINYVPFEGGGDQISALEKGDISVAIGGVSEFVDLLKAGTLQALGVLAEERLPDLDVPTAREQGFDVTLSNWRGLYGPPDMPQVAVEFWQNALGTMVESPTWQQIAKDRHFTTTFMIGDEFQTFLAETQADVKQALAL; translated from the coding sequence GTGTTCAGATTCGCGCTCAGCGTGCTGCTCGCCGCTTCACTCGCCCTCACCGGTTGTCAGCAGTCGGAGCAGACCTCCGAGGAACCGGCTTATCCGAGCGGACCCGTGACGATGACGGCGGGAGCCAACCCGGGCAGCGGTTTCGACATCACGATCCGAGCGGTGGTCGAGGCGCTGCAGAAGGAACGGCTCATCGATGTGCCGTTACCCGTAGAGAATCGGCCGGGAAACAGTGGAGCAGATTTTCTCGCCACGATGGTGGAGCAGTATCGAGGCAAAGACGACGAGGTTTCGGTCACCTCGCTGTCGATGATGATGAACGAACTGCTCGGCAAGTCGAAGTACGGCTACGACGACGTCACGATGATCGCGCGGCTGATCACCGAGTATTACGTGGTCGTCACCCGCTACGACTCCCCGTACAACAACCTCGGTGACGTCATGACGGCCATCAAGTCCGACGCCAAGCGCGTCGTGGTCGGCGCCGCCAACGACGATCAGGCGCCTTTCGACCTACTGGTCGCAGCGGCCGGCGGTGACCCCTCGACCATCAACTACGTACCGTTCGAGGGCGGCGGCGACCAGATCAGCGCACTGGAGAAGGGCGACATCAGCGTCGCGATCGGCGGTGTCAGCGAGTTCGTCGACCTGCTGAAAGCGGGGACCCTGCAGGCGCTGGGGGTGTTGGCCGAGGAACGGTTGCCCGACCTGGATGTGCCGACCGCCAGGGAGCAGGGGTTCGACGTCACCCTCTCCAATTGGCGAGGCCTTTACGGACCGCCGGACATGCCGCAGGTCGCCGTCGAGTTCTGGCAGAACGCGCTCGGCACGATGGTGGAATCGCCGACCTGGCAGCAGATCGCCAAGGACAGACACTTCACCACGACCTTCATGATCGGCGACGAATTCCAGACCTTCTTGGCGGAGACCCAGGCCGACGTCAAACAAGCGCTGGCGCTGTGA
- a CDS encoding RNA polymerase sigma factor, with protein sequence MNESLLRELVPAVIGVLVRRGADFASAEDAVQEALIRALETWPDDPPRDPRAWLVAVAWRKFIDATRAETSRRGRELAVETEPPAGEVPATDDTLRLYFLCAHPTLPESSAVALTLRAVGGLTTRQIATAYLIPEATMAQRISRAKRTIAGLTLDQPGHLPTVLKVLYLVFNEGYTGDVDLAAEAIRLARQLAALTDEPEVAGLLALMLLHHARRASRTGPGGRLVPLDEQDRSCWDTTLIADGVTILQAALTRDRLGEYQAQAAIAALHADATSAAETDWVQIVEWYDELLQLTGSPVVRLNRAVAVGEADGAQAGLAALAGVSPDLPRYAAVTAHLRERAGDLEQAAELYAEAARTAASVPERDHLTRHAARVRQLLRA encoded by the coding sequence GTGAACGAGTCGCTGCTTCGCGAGCTCGTGCCCGCGGTGATCGGTGTCCTCGTCCGACGCGGAGCGGACTTCGCGTCGGCCGAGGACGCCGTGCAGGAGGCCCTGATTCGAGCGCTGGAAACCTGGCCCGACGATCCACCTCGCGATCCGAGGGCATGGCTCGTCGCGGTGGCATGGCGCAAGTTCATCGACGCCACCCGTGCCGAAACATCGCGGCGGGGAAGAGAACTCGCCGTCGAGACCGAGCCGCCCGCCGGTGAGGTGCCCGCCACCGACGACACGCTGCGACTGTACTTTCTGTGCGCACACCCCACCTTGCCGGAGTCCTCGGCCGTCGCGTTGACGCTGCGCGCGGTCGGTGGCCTGACCACGCGGCAGATCGCGACGGCGTACCTCATCCCCGAAGCGACCATGGCGCAGCGGATCAGCCGGGCCAAGCGCACGATCGCGGGGCTCACGCTGGACCAGCCTGGCCACCTTCCGACGGTGCTGAAGGTGCTCTACCTCGTCTTCAACGAGGGGTACACGGGAGACGTGGACCTCGCAGCCGAGGCGATCCGCCTCGCCCGTCAACTCGCCGCGCTGACCGACGAGCCCGAGGTCGCCGGCCTGCTCGCGCTCATGCTGCTGCACCATGCGCGCCGAGCATCGCGCACCGGCCCGGGAGGCCGCCTGGTACCGCTTGACGAGCAGGACCGATCATGTTGGGACACAACCCTTATCGCCGATGGGGTGACGATTCTGCAGGCTGCGCTGACCCGCGACCGCCTCGGCGAGTATCAGGCACAGGCCGCGATCGCCGCTCTGCACGCGGACGCCACGAGCGCTGCCGAGACGGATTGGGTGCAGATCGTCGAGTGGTACGACGAACTGCTGCAGCTCACCGGCAGTCCAGTGGTGCGGCTCAACCGCGCGGTGGCGGTTGGTGAGGCGGACGGAGCACAGGCCGGCCTGGCCGCGCTGGCCGGCGTGAGTCCGGACCTGCCCCGGTACGCCGCGGTGACGGCGCATCTGCGCGAACGCGCCGGTGACCTCGAGCAGGCCGCCGAGTTGTACGCCGAGGCGGCCCGCACCGCGGCCAGCGTGCCCGAGCGCGACCATCTCACCCGACACGCCGCACGCGTGAGGCAACTGCTGCGAGCCTGA
- a CDS encoding YciI family protein yields the protein MKYLLLKHYRGAPASVNDVPMDRWTPDEVDAHVQYMRDFAVRLQGTGEFVDSQALTPDGAWVRHDGEGRPPMTDGPFAETKDLIAGWMIIDVESWERAVELAGELSAAPGADGKPIHEWLEVRPFLTETSKFTE from the coding sequence ATGAAGTACCTGCTGCTGAAGCACTACCGCGGAGCCCCGGCTTCGGTCAACGACGTCCCGATGGACAGGTGGACGCCAGACGAGGTCGACGCGCACGTGCAGTACATGCGCGACTTCGCCGTGCGTCTCCAGGGCACAGGCGAATTCGTCGACAGCCAGGCGCTGACGCCCGACGGCGCGTGGGTTCGCCATGACGGCGAAGGGCGCCCGCCGATGACCGACGGCCCGTTCGCCGAAACCAAGGACCTCATCGCCGGCTGGATGATCATCGACGTCGAGTCGTGGGAGCGCGCGGTCGAGCTGGCGGGGGAGTTGTCCGCCGCGCCGGGTGCCGACGGAAAGCCGATCCACGAGTGGCTGGAGGTGCGGCCGTTCCTCACCGAGACATCAAAGTTCACCGAGTGA
- a CDS encoding SDR family oxidoreductase, which translates to MGRAVRKSAERVVSPANVRRALRLAGMRPLPRRRNRAPIDLRGKRILLTGASSGIGEVAAEKLAAHGATVIVVARREHLLAAVVDRITARGGKAIAIPTNLADLDAVDELVRATGPVDILINNAARSIRRPLLESLDRWHDVERTITLNYYAPLRLIGGLAPGMVERGDGHIINISSWRVMPESSPFFGVYNASKAALSAVSRVIDNELAESGVQSTTIYYPLVATPMIAPTRAYDGLAALSADEAAEWMVVAARTRPVRIAPRKMLPLRALDLLSPRLLNGVMKRSTPHLGPGTGGH; encoded by the coding sequence ATGGGGCGGGCTGTGAGGAAGAGTGCTGAGCGAGTCGTCTCGCCTGCCAACGTGCGTCGGGCGTTACGGCTGGCGGGTATGCGGCCGCTGCCGCGCCGGCGGAATCGTGCCCCGATCGATCTGCGCGGCAAGCGGATTCTGCTGACGGGAGCGTCGTCGGGTATCGGTGAGGTCGCCGCCGAGAAACTCGCTGCGCACGGTGCGACGGTGATCGTGGTGGCCCGACGTGAACACCTGCTGGCGGCTGTCGTCGACCGGATCACCGCCCGCGGCGGCAAGGCGATCGCGATCCCGACCAACCTGGCCGACCTTGACGCAGTCGACGAGCTTGTGCGGGCCACCGGACCCGTCGACATCCTCATCAACAACGCGGCCCGGTCGATCCGCCGACCATTGCTCGAATCGCTGGACCGCTGGCACGACGTCGAACGCACCATCACGCTGAACTATTACGCGCCGCTTCGGTTGATCGGCGGACTAGCGCCCGGAATGGTCGAACGCGGCGACGGGCACATCATCAACATCTCGAGCTGGCGCGTGATGCCCGAGTCGTCGCCGTTCTTCGGTGTGTACAACGCCTCCAAGGCCGCGCTGAGCGCGGTCAGCCGGGTCATCGACAACGAGCTTGCCGAATCCGGCGTGCAATCGACCACCATCTACTACCCGCTGGTGGCCACCCCGATGATCGCGCCCACCCGCGCCTACGACGGCCTGGCCGCCCTGAGTGCCGACGAGGCCGCCGAGTGGATGGTCGTCGCCGCGCGCACCCGCCCGGTGCGCATTGCTCCGCGCAAGATGCTCCCGTTGCGTGCGCTCGACCTCCTGTCGCCGCGCCTGCTCAACGGAGTGATGAAGCGCTCCACACCACATTTGGGACCTGGCACCGGTGGGCACTGA
- a CDS encoding DMT family transporter, protein MGTETVGYRDENLVVGALLTTAAFFCVALVGALAKVSGQYTSTGVLLLFQNAICLLFVLPVVSRGGFAALRTKRIGLHLLRAATGTGCWYALFVAIKLIPLANATLLTYSAPLWMPLIAWAVTRQRVAVPTWLGAGIGFFGILLVLQPQGHGFSAGELSALAGALLLAVAMMSVRWLGATEPVTRILFYYFLLATVLSVPIAIADWQPITPQGWPWLIALGFAQLFSQALIVVAYRYASAEKVGPFIYTVIVFTAVIDWIVWDHRPTVATYLGMALVIGGGVLAMRAKAKQPHSTSTAATSE, encoded by the coding sequence GTGGGCACTGAGACCGTCGGCTACCGGGACGAAAACCTCGTTGTCGGAGCACTTCTCACCACCGCGGCGTTCTTCTGCGTGGCGTTGGTGGGCGCGCTGGCGAAGGTCTCGGGGCAGTACACGTCGACCGGCGTGCTGCTGTTGTTCCAGAACGCCATATGTCTGCTGTTCGTCCTGCCGGTCGTGTCGCGAGGCGGATTTGCGGCGCTCCGCACGAAAAGGATTGGGCTGCACCTGCTGCGAGCGGCCACCGGAACCGGATGCTGGTATGCGCTGTTCGTCGCGATCAAGCTAATTCCGTTGGCCAACGCGACGCTGCTGACCTACAGCGCGCCGCTGTGGATGCCACTGATCGCGTGGGCGGTCACCCGGCAACGGGTCGCGGTCCCAACGTGGCTGGGCGCCGGAATCGGTTTCTTCGGAATACTTCTGGTGCTGCAGCCGCAAGGGCACGGGTTCTCGGCGGGTGAGTTGTCGGCGTTGGCCGGCGCCTTGCTGCTCGCCGTGGCCATGATGTCGGTCCGCTGGCTCGGCGCCACCGAACCCGTCACCCGAATCCTCTTCTACTACTTTCTGCTCGCGACCGTCTTGTCCGTTCCGATCGCGATCGCAGACTGGCAACCGATCACACCGCAGGGCTGGCCGTGGCTCATCGCTCTCGGCTTCGCGCAGCTTTTTTCCCAGGCGTTGATCGTCGTCGCCTACCGCTACGCTTCCGCGGAAAAGGTCGGCCCGTTCATCTACACCGTCATCGTCTTCACCGCGGTCATCGACTGGATCGTGTGGGATCACCGACCGACGGTGGCCACCTACCTCGGGATGGCGCTCGTGATCGGAGGCGGCGTGCTCGCCATGCGCGCCAAAGCGAAACAGCCACACTCCACGTCGACTGCGGCGACATCCGAGTAG